The Taeniopygia guttata chromosome 4A, bTaeGut7.mat, whole genome shotgun sequence genome has a segment encoding these proteins:
- the MTMR1 gene encoding phosphatidylinositol-3-phosphate phosphatase MTMR1 isoform X5: protein MERAAAAAGPAVEGGGASRRAVRAGGAAAAGAGSRQPSTETLDSPTGSHVEWCKQLIAATISSQISGSVPSESVSRDYREIQDGHNGYHSEAEPDQVALRDGNKLAQMEEAPLFPGESIKVIAKDVMYICPYMGAVSGTLTVTDFRMFIKSVERDPPFVVDVPLGVISRVEKIGVQSHGDNSCGIEIVCKDMRNLRLAYKQEEQNRLEIFENLVTRAFPVSNGLPLFAFSYKEKFAVNGWKVYDPMAEYKRQGLPNESWKISKINSSYELCDTYPAVLVVPTSVKDDDLSKVAAFRAKGRVPVLSWIHPESQATITRCSQPSVGPNDKRCKEDEKYLQTIMDANAQSHKLIIFDARQNSVADTNKAKGGGYESESAYPNAELVFLEIHNIHVMRESLRKLKEIVYPTIDETRWLSNVDSTHWLEYIRMLLAGAVRIADKIESGKTSVVVHCSDGWDRTAQLTALAMLMLDSYYRTIKGFEVLVEKEWISFGHRFAMRVGHGDDDHADADRSPIFLQFIDCVWQMTKQFPAAFEFNELFLITILDHLYSCLFGTFLCNCEKERLKEEVSTKTVSLWSYINSQLEEFTNPFYVNYENHVLYPVASLNHLELWVNYYIRWNPRMRPQVPIHQNLKELLAIRTELQKKVEDLQREAATRSISSSSDRGSSPSHSATPVHTSV from the exons ATggagcgggcggcggcggcggcggggccggcggtgGAGGGCGGCGGCGCGAGCCGGCGAGCCGtgcgggcggggggcgccgcggcggcgggcgcggggtCGCGGCAGCCCAGCACCGAGACCCTGGACAG CCCGACTGGATCCCACGTGGAATGGTGTAAACAGCTGATAGCTGCAACCATTTCGAGTCAGATTTCAGGGTCTGTCCCATCAGAGAGTGTGTCCAGAGACTACAGG GAGATTCAGGATGGACACAATGGCTATCATTCTGAAGCAGAACCTGATCAGGTG GCACTGCGGGATGGAAACAAGCTGGCACAGATGGAAGAGGCTCCACTTTTTCCTGGAGAATCAATCAAAGTTATTG CTAAGGATGTTATGTATATCTGTCCATATATGGGAGCAGTCAGTGGTACGCTCACAGTGACGGACTTCAGAATGTTTATCAAAAGTGTCGAGCGG GATCCACCTTTTGTTGTTGATGTTCCCCTTGGAGTTATAAGTAGGGTTGAAAAAATTGGAGTACAGAGCCATGGAGACAATTCATGTGGTATAGAAATAGTTTGCAAG GATATGAGAAATTTGCGGCTGGCCTATAAACAGGAAGAGCAGAACAGACTGGAGATCTTTGAAAACCTTGTAACACGTGCATTTCCTGTTTCTAATGGGCTG cCTCTTTTTGCGTTCAGCTATAAGGAAAAGTTTGCTGTTAATGGCTGGAAAGTGTATGATCCAATGGCAGAATATAAGAGGCAG GGCTTGCCCAATGAGAGTTGGAAGATATCCAAAATTAACAGCAGCTACGAGCTCTGTGATACATATCCTGCTGTTCTTGTTGTGCCAACCAGTGTAAAGGATGATGACCTTTCAAAAGTGGCAGCATTTAGAGCAAAAGGGAGAGTTCCT GTGTTATCCTGGATTCATCCTGAGAGCCAAGCAACAATAACACGATGCAGCCAGCCATCAGTGGGCCCAAATGATAAGCGTTGCaaggaagatgaaaaatatttgcagacaATTATGGATGCCAATGCTCAGTCACATAAACTTATCATCTTTGATGCCAGGCAGAATAGTGTTGCAGATACAAACAAG GCTAAAGGTGGAGGATATGAAAGTGAAAGTGCCTACCcaaatgcagagctggtctTTCTGGAGATTCATAATATCCATGTCATGAGAGAATCCCTGCGGAAACTGAAAGAAATTGTTTATCCTACTATTGATGAGACTCGGTGGCTCTCAAACGTGGACTCCACACACTGGCTGGAATATATAAGG ATGCTTCTTGCTGGAGCAGTAAGAATTGCGGATAAAATTGAATCTGGTAAAACCTCTGTAGTGGTGCACTGCAGTGATGGCTGGGATCGAACTGCACAGCTCACTGCACTGGCCATGCTTATGCTGGACAGCTATTACAGAACCATCAAGGGCTTTGAAGTTCTTGTAGAGAAAGAATGGATAAGTTTTGGACATCGCTTTGCAATG CGAGTGGGACATGGAGATGATGATCATGCAGATGCTGACAGATCTCCCATCTTCCTGCAGTTCATTGACTGTGTTTGGCAAATGACAAAGCAG ttTCCTGCAGCCTTTGAATTCAATGAGCTATTTTTGATCACCATTCTGGATCACCTTTATAGTTGTCTCTTCGGGACTTTTTTATGCAActgtgaaaaagaaagattaaaagaG GAGGTGAGCACAAAGACTGTATCTCTGTGGTCCTATATAAACAGCCAGTTAGAGGAATTCACAAATCCCTTCTATGTAAACTATGAAAACCATGTCCTGTATCCTGTTGCCAGTCTGAACCATTTGGAGCTGTGGGTGAATTACTACATCAGGTGGAACCCCAGGATGCGGCCTCAG GTTCCAATCCACCAGAATCTCAAAGAACTGCTGGCCATCCGGACAGAGCTTCAGAAGAAGGTTGAGGATTTGCAGCGGGAAGCTGCTACACGTtccatttcctcctcctctgacaGAGGCTCATCTCCTTCCCATTCTGccacacctgtgcacacctctGTGTGA
- the MTMR1 gene encoding phosphatidylinositol-3-phosphate phosphatase MTMR1 isoform X4: MERAAAAAGPAVEGGGASRRAVRAGGAAAAGAGSRQPSTETLDSPTGSHVEWCKQLIAATISSQISGSVPSESVSRDYRVYRRPVIREIQDGHNGYHSEAEPDQALRDGNKLAQMEEAPLFPGESIKVIAKDVMYICPYMGAVSGTLTVTDFRMFIKSVERDPPFVVDVPLGVISRVEKIGVQSHGDNSCGIEIVCKDMRNLRLAYKQEEQNRLEIFENLVTRAFPVSNGLPLFAFSYKEKFAVNGWKVYDPMAEYKRQGLPNESWKISKINSSYELCDTYPAVLVVPTSVKDDDLSKVAAFRAKGRVPVLSWIHPESQATITRCSQPSVGPNDKRCKEDEKYLQTIMDANAQSHKLIIFDARQNSVADTNKAKGGGYESESAYPNAELVFLEIHNIHVMRESLRKLKEIVYPTIDETRWLSNVDSTHWLEYIRMLLAGAVRIADKIESGKTSVVVHCSDGWDRTAQLTALAMLMLDSYYRTIKGFEVLVEKEWISFGHRFAMRVGHGDDDHADADRSPIFLQFIDCVWQMTKQFPAAFEFNELFLITILDHLYSCLFGTFLCNCEKERLKEEVSTKTVSLWSYINSQLEEFTNPFYVNYENHVLYPVASLNHLELWVNYYIRWNPRMRPQVPIHQNLKELLAIRTELQKKVEDLQREAATRSISSSSDRGSSPSHSATPVHTSV, from the exons ATggagcgggcggcggcggcggcggggccggcggtgGAGGGCGGCGGCGCGAGCCGGCGAGCCGtgcgggcggggggcgccgcggcggcgggcgcggggtCGCGGCAGCCCAGCACCGAGACCCTGGACAG CCCGACTGGATCCCACGTGGAATGGTGTAAACAGCTGATAGCTGCAACCATTTCGAGTCAGATTTCAGGGTCTGTCCCATCAGAGAGTGTGTCCAGAGACTACAGG GTGTACAGGAGGCCAGTTATACGG GAGATTCAGGATGGACACAATGGCTATCATTCTGAAGCAGAACCTGATCAG GCACTGCGGGATGGAAACAAGCTGGCACAGATGGAAGAGGCTCCACTTTTTCCTGGAGAATCAATCAAAGTTATTG CTAAGGATGTTATGTATATCTGTCCATATATGGGAGCAGTCAGTGGTACGCTCACAGTGACGGACTTCAGAATGTTTATCAAAAGTGTCGAGCGG GATCCACCTTTTGTTGTTGATGTTCCCCTTGGAGTTATAAGTAGGGTTGAAAAAATTGGAGTACAGAGCCATGGAGACAATTCATGTGGTATAGAAATAGTTTGCAAG GATATGAGAAATTTGCGGCTGGCCTATAAACAGGAAGAGCAGAACAGACTGGAGATCTTTGAAAACCTTGTAACACGTGCATTTCCTGTTTCTAATGGGCTG cCTCTTTTTGCGTTCAGCTATAAGGAAAAGTTTGCTGTTAATGGCTGGAAAGTGTATGATCCAATGGCAGAATATAAGAGGCAG GGCTTGCCCAATGAGAGTTGGAAGATATCCAAAATTAACAGCAGCTACGAGCTCTGTGATACATATCCTGCTGTTCTTGTTGTGCCAACCAGTGTAAAGGATGATGACCTTTCAAAAGTGGCAGCATTTAGAGCAAAAGGGAGAGTTCCT GTGTTATCCTGGATTCATCCTGAGAGCCAAGCAACAATAACACGATGCAGCCAGCCATCAGTGGGCCCAAATGATAAGCGTTGCaaggaagatgaaaaatatttgcagacaATTATGGATGCCAATGCTCAGTCACATAAACTTATCATCTTTGATGCCAGGCAGAATAGTGTTGCAGATACAAACAAG GCTAAAGGTGGAGGATATGAAAGTGAAAGTGCCTACCcaaatgcagagctggtctTTCTGGAGATTCATAATATCCATGTCATGAGAGAATCCCTGCGGAAACTGAAAGAAATTGTTTATCCTACTATTGATGAGACTCGGTGGCTCTCAAACGTGGACTCCACACACTGGCTGGAATATATAAGG ATGCTTCTTGCTGGAGCAGTAAGAATTGCGGATAAAATTGAATCTGGTAAAACCTCTGTAGTGGTGCACTGCAGTGATGGCTGGGATCGAACTGCACAGCTCACTGCACTGGCCATGCTTATGCTGGACAGCTATTACAGAACCATCAAGGGCTTTGAAGTTCTTGTAGAGAAAGAATGGATAAGTTTTGGACATCGCTTTGCAATG CGAGTGGGACATGGAGATGATGATCATGCAGATGCTGACAGATCTCCCATCTTCCTGCAGTTCATTGACTGTGTTTGGCAAATGACAAAGCAG ttTCCTGCAGCCTTTGAATTCAATGAGCTATTTTTGATCACCATTCTGGATCACCTTTATAGTTGTCTCTTCGGGACTTTTTTATGCAActgtgaaaaagaaagattaaaagaG GAGGTGAGCACAAAGACTGTATCTCTGTGGTCCTATATAAACAGCCAGTTAGAGGAATTCACAAATCCCTTCTATGTAAACTATGAAAACCATGTCCTGTATCCTGTTGCCAGTCTGAACCATTTGGAGCTGTGGGTGAATTACTACATCAGGTGGAACCCCAGGATGCGGCCTCAG GTTCCAATCCACCAGAATCTCAAAGAACTGCTGGCCATCCGGACAGAGCTTCAGAAGAAGGTTGAGGATTTGCAGCGGGAAGCTGCTACACGTtccatttcctcctcctctgacaGAGGCTCATCTCCTTCCCATTCTGccacacctgtgcacacctctGTGTGA
- the MTMR1 gene encoding phosphatidylinositol-3-phosphate phosphatase MTMR1 isoform X8 yields the protein MERAAAAAGPAVEGGGASRRAVRAGGAAAAGAGSRQPSTETLDSPTGSHVEWCKQLIAATISSQISGSVPSESVSRDYRALRDGNKLAQMEEAPLFPGESIKVIAKDVMYICPYMGAVSGTLTVTDFRMFIKSVERDPPFVVDVPLGVISRVEKIGVQSHGDNSCGIEIVCKDMRNLRLAYKQEEQNRLEIFENLVTRAFPVSNGLPLFAFSYKEKFAVNGWKVYDPMAEYKRQGLPNESWKISKINSSYELCDTYPAVLVVPTSVKDDDLSKVAAFRAKGRVPVLSWIHPESQATITRCSQPSVGPNDKRCKEDEKYLQTIMDANAQSHKLIIFDARQNSVADTNKAKGGGYESESAYPNAELVFLEIHNIHVMRESLRKLKEIVYPTIDETRWLSNVDSTHWLEYIRMLLAGAVRIADKIESGKTSVVVHCSDGWDRTAQLTALAMLMLDSYYRTIKGFEVLVEKEWISFGHRFAMRVGHGDDDHADADRSPIFLQFIDCVWQMTKQFPAAFEFNELFLITILDHLYSCLFGTFLCNCEKERLKEEVSTKTVSLWSYINSQLEEFTNPFYVNYENHVLYPVASLNHLELWVNYYIRWNPRMRPQVPIHQNLKELLAIRTELQKKVEDLQREAATRSISSSSDRGSSPSHSATPVHTSV from the exons ATggagcgggcggcggcggcggcggggccggcggtgGAGGGCGGCGGCGCGAGCCGGCGAGCCGtgcgggcggggggcgccgcggcggcgggcgcggggtCGCGGCAGCCCAGCACCGAGACCCTGGACAG CCCGACTGGATCCCACGTGGAATGGTGTAAACAGCTGATAGCTGCAACCATTTCGAGTCAGATTTCAGGGTCTGTCCCATCAGAGAGTGTGTCCAGAGACTACAGG GCACTGCGGGATGGAAACAAGCTGGCACAGATGGAAGAGGCTCCACTTTTTCCTGGAGAATCAATCAAAGTTATTG CTAAGGATGTTATGTATATCTGTCCATATATGGGAGCAGTCAGTGGTACGCTCACAGTGACGGACTTCAGAATGTTTATCAAAAGTGTCGAGCGG GATCCACCTTTTGTTGTTGATGTTCCCCTTGGAGTTATAAGTAGGGTTGAAAAAATTGGAGTACAGAGCCATGGAGACAATTCATGTGGTATAGAAATAGTTTGCAAG GATATGAGAAATTTGCGGCTGGCCTATAAACAGGAAGAGCAGAACAGACTGGAGATCTTTGAAAACCTTGTAACACGTGCATTTCCTGTTTCTAATGGGCTG cCTCTTTTTGCGTTCAGCTATAAGGAAAAGTTTGCTGTTAATGGCTGGAAAGTGTATGATCCAATGGCAGAATATAAGAGGCAG GGCTTGCCCAATGAGAGTTGGAAGATATCCAAAATTAACAGCAGCTACGAGCTCTGTGATACATATCCTGCTGTTCTTGTTGTGCCAACCAGTGTAAAGGATGATGACCTTTCAAAAGTGGCAGCATTTAGAGCAAAAGGGAGAGTTCCT GTGTTATCCTGGATTCATCCTGAGAGCCAAGCAACAATAACACGATGCAGCCAGCCATCAGTGGGCCCAAATGATAAGCGTTGCaaggaagatgaaaaatatttgcagacaATTATGGATGCCAATGCTCAGTCACATAAACTTATCATCTTTGATGCCAGGCAGAATAGTGTTGCAGATACAAACAAG GCTAAAGGTGGAGGATATGAAAGTGAAAGTGCCTACCcaaatgcagagctggtctTTCTGGAGATTCATAATATCCATGTCATGAGAGAATCCCTGCGGAAACTGAAAGAAATTGTTTATCCTACTATTGATGAGACTCGGTGGCTCTCAAACGTGGACTCCACACACTGGCTGGAATATATAAGG ATGCTTCTTGCTGGAGCAGTAAGAATTGCGGATAAAATTGAATCTGGTAAAACCTCTGTAGTGGTGCACTGCAGTGATGGCTGGGATCGAACTGCACAGCTCACTGCACTGGCCATGCTTATGCTGGACAGCTATTACAGAACCATCAAGGGCTTTGAAGTTCTTGTAGAGAAAGAATGGATAAGTTTTGGACATCGCTTTGCAATG CGAGTGGGACATGGAGATGATGATCATGCAGATGCTGACAGATCTCCCATCTTCCTGCAGTTCATTGACTGTGTTTGGCAAATGACAAAGCAG ttTCCTGCAGCCTTTGAATTCAATGAGCTATTTTTGATCACCATTCTGGATCACCTTTATAGTTGTCTCTTCGGGACTTTTTTATGCAActgtgaaaaagaaagattaaaagaG GAGGTGAGCACAAAGACTGTATCTCTGTGGTCCTATATAAACAGCCAGTTAGAGGAATTCACAAATCCCTTCTATGTAAACTATGAAAACCATGTCCTGTATCCTGTTGCCAGTCTGAACCATTTGGAGCTGTGGGTGAATTACTACATCAGGTGGAACCCCAGGATGCGGCCTCAG GTTCCAATCCACCAGAATCTCAAAGAACTGCTGGCCATCCGGACAGAGCTTCAGAAGAAGGTTGAGGATTTGCAGCGGGAAGCTGCTACACGTtccatttcctcctcctctgacaGAGGCTCATCTCCTTCCCATTCTGccacacctgtgcacacctctGTGTGA